ACCCGGACGACAAGCTCCTGCCGTCGCTCATGACCATGGCGGAGTCGGTGCAGCGCCTGGCGACGGAGCCGAGCCGCCGCACGGGGGACCTGCTGCTGTGGGTGGATACCGGCGCAAGCCTCACACGTCTGGGGATTGGTGTGTCCATCAGCATGCTCGTGGGGCTGGTGGTGGGCATGGTGACGGGGTTGATCCCGTACGTGCGCCGTACGATGTCGCCGTTCATCACCGCCGTCGCGATGATTCCGCCGCTGGCGATTCTGCCAATCCTGTTCATCTCTTTCGGTGTCGGCGAGTTGTCCAAGGTGATGCTGATCATCTTCGGCATCCTGCCGTTCATCATCCGGGATCTGCAGCAGCGGGTGGAGGAACTGCCCAACGAACAGCTGGTAAAGGCGCAGACACTGGGCGCATCCACATGGCAGCTCCTCTTGCGGGTGGTCCTGCCGCAGACCGTCCCGCGACTGCTGGACGCCACGCGCCTGGCGCTGGGTGCCGCGTGGCTGTTCCTGATTGCCTCGGAAGCCATCGCTGCCCAGGAAGGGCTGGGTTACCGCATCTTCCTGGTCCGACGCTACCTGGATATGCAGGTCATCCTGCCCTATGTCGCCTGGATTACGCTGCTTGCCTTCCTGTTCGACTGGGTGCTGCGCAAGATCAACCAG
The DNA window shown above is from Aquisalimonas sp. 2447 and carries:
- a CDS encoding ABC transporter permease; the encoded protein is MKRVINQHPNRVLRVGLAILPFAIVLLLYVVASNARLAENPDDKLLPSLMTMAESVQRLATEPSRRTGDLLLWVDTGASLTRLGIGVSISMLVGLVVGMVTGLIPYVRRTMSPFITAVAMIPPLAILPILFISFGVGELSKVMLIIFGILPFIIRDLQQRVEELPNEQLVKAQTLGASTWQLLLRVVLPQTVPRLLDATRLALGAAWLFLIASEAIAAQEGLGYRIFLVRRYLDMQVILPYVAWITLLAFLFDWVLRKINQVCFPWYGAGRSA